CGTTACCGGTCGAGGGGCTTTCGGCGGAATATCAGGTGCCCTTTTGGAGCAACCGGTCATCATGCATCCGGCCAAAGCGGACAGGATTAAACCGCCAAGAATCGGAATTCGATTTGACAGGGTGGTTCCGGTCGGCTGCATTGCTGGTTCAAACATAGGTTTCGATCCAAAAAGGACTCATTCGAAGCGCAATTCTTCATCACATCAATTTTTGCATCCGCTATCGCCGCGCAGCTTGTCAAATCAATAAGCTGATAAGCAACGATACCCGGGCATCTTGGAAGGATTACACTGGTGAGTGTACTTTTCGACAATTTCAAAGTAAACCCATCAGTGTAAATTATGAAGTGTCCTACCTTTCGATGACGGGGTAGGTGCCACCCGGGATTGGGTTCAGACATTCGACGACAATTGATGAAGCATTCAGATCGCAAACGGGCCGATATTTTGGCAGCAGCCGTCTCCGAGTTTCGTACCTATGGATACGATAACACGAGTATGGATCGGATCGCCGATGCAGCAGGCGCGTCCAAAAGAACGGTCTACAACCACTTCGGCAGCAAAGAACAAATGTTCGAAGCGATGGTCCGCGAGATGATGCAGCGGACCGATGTGCTTCAACGGTTTGCCTATCAATCCGATCAACCTTTGCCGAAGCAGCTCAAAGCCATCGCCAACGAAATTTTGGGCGTGATAGCCGATGAAAGCTATCGCGACTTGGCTCGGGTGGTCCTTTCGCGATTGACGATTGAACCGGAATACAGCGTCATCATTTCGGAGCACTCCGATCGGATTAATTCGATGTTGGCCGATTGGATGACAGCCGCACATCGCGACAAACAACTGGAAGTTCCACATCCCGAACTGGCGGCCGATCAGTTTGTCGGCATGTTGATGTCCTACGGTTTTTGGCCAGCAATCTTTTGCGTGGAAAAGAAATCGATCGCGGTCAAGCGGACGACGTTTATCAACCAGACGGTCAAGATGTTTCTAAAGGGCTACGGTAAACCGGAGTAGCCCTTTGTTGATCAGTTGGGTTTGGTTGCCAAGGTGGCGAAAAAGGTAGGGCAGAACTCAGATAGGCGATCTCGATCGCCACGGTCTTCGTAGATCTCTGTTAGCGCAAATCCGGCTTTCAACAGTCCACCAATCGTGTCTTCCAACGAGTGGCTGAACATGAACGGTTCTTTGTTTTGCCGAAGCTTGTTCTGTGCTTCATCACTGAGGTGCGTGTGGTCGGCATAGGGCAAAGCATGTGTGATGACGAGGTTTCCTTTCTCCAGTTCGTCTTCATCGAACAGGTAACGAACCGCATTGATAAATCCACACATCAATCGCCCGCCAGGACGAAGGACACGAAAAGCTTCGTCCAGGACCGGTTGAATGTTGGGGATGAATGCGACCGAGCAGGGATTGAAGACAAGATCGAAGCAATTCGATTCGAAACAGCTTAAATCTCGCATGTCGCCAAGGACCGATCGAATGGTCAAGCCATCACGTCGCGCAACGACCTGATCTTGTTCCAATTGACCGGGAGAATTATCCAGGACGGTGACGTTCGCCCCGGCCGCGGCCAGGATTGGGGCCTGCTGTCCGCCGCCGCTGGCTAACCCCAACACATCGGTTCCCGACAGTTCCG
This is a stretch of genomic DNA from Stieleria sp. JC731. It encodes these proteins:
- a CDS encoding TetR/AcrR family transcriptional regulator, producing MKHSDRKRADILAAAVSEFRTYGYDNTSMDRIADAAGASKRTVYNHFGSKEQMFEAMVREMMQRTDVLQRFAYQSDQPLPKQLKAIANEILGVIADESYRDLARVVLSRLTIEPEYSVIISEHSDRINSMLADWMTAAHRDKQLEVPHPELAADQFVGMLMSYGFWPAIFCVEKKSIAVKRTTFINQTVKMFLKGYGKPE
- a CDS encoding class I SAM-dependent methyltransferase codes for the protein MKDINQISQYNREAWDTLVARGDRWTIPVTSEVIAAARSGEWNIVLTPQLPVPKHWFPELSGTDVLGLASGGGQQAPILAAAGANVTVLDNSPGQLEQDQVVARRDGLTIRSVLGDMRDLSCFESNCFDLVFNPCSVAFIPNIQPVLDEAFRVLRPGGRLMCGFINAVRYLFDEDELEKGNLVITHALPYADHTHLSDEAQNKLRQNKEPFMFSHSLEDTIGGLLKAGFALTEIYEDRGDRDRLSEFCPTFFATLATKPN